From Eptesicus fuscus isolate TK198812 chromosome 13, DD_ASM_mEF_20220401, whole genome shotgun sequence, the proteins below share one genomic window:
- the C13H11orf87 gene encoding uncharacterized protein C11orf87 homolog: MSARAPKELRLALPPCLLNRTFASPNASGNGNASARGQGTGGGTCITQVGQQLFQSFSSTLVLIVLVTLIFCLIVLSLSTFHIHKRRMKKRKMQRAQEEYERDHCSGNRGAGEPPASGQVPTHVKETRLERQPRDSAFCDPSKASSSTSTSSSLSPGLPCQGPYAPPPPPPAPSPQGAHAPSSCLDTAGEALLQTVVLS, from the coding sequence ATGAGTGCCAGGGCGCCCAAGGAGCTGAGGCTGGCGCTGCCGCCTTGTCTCCTCAACCGGACCTTTGCGTCCCCCAACGCCAGTGGCAACGGCAACGCGAGTGCCCGCGGCCAGGGCACAGGCGGCGGCACCTGCATTACGCAGGTGGGACAGCAGCTCTTCCAGTCCTTCTCCTCCACGCTGGTGCTGATTGTCCTGGTCACCCTCATCTTCTGCCTCATCGTGCTGTCCCTCTCCACCTTCCACATCCACAAGCGAAGGATGAAGAAGCGGAAGATGCAGAGGGCTCAAGAGGAATACGAGCGGGATCACTGCAGCGGCAACCGCGGGGCCGGAGAGCCCCCGGCCAGTGGCCAGGTCCCAACCCACGTAAAAGAAACCCGGCTGGAGAGGCAGCCCCGGGACTCCGCCTTCTGCGACCCCTCCaaggcctcctcctccacctccacctcctcctccttgtccccAGGCCTCCCATGCCAGGGTCCCTATGctcctccgcctccgccccccgcccccagtccgCAAGGAGCACATGCCCCCTCCTCCTGTTTGGACACAGCTGGCGAGGCCCTTTTGCAAACGGTGGTACTGTCCTGA